Proteins encoded together in one Impatiens glandulifera chromosome 1, dImpGla2.1, whole genome shotgun sequence window:
- the LOC124917976 gene encoding cilia- and flagella-associated protein 251-like produces the protein MPEILNQLQEHIGIISSTLEEEQSMRRLKRKEKKEENVEVKKDDDVLVENEEDAVVEKVEVKEKDDVKIEEDVEKIDDMVVEKKDLVKKVVAVEKEDVEEEEEDVVVEMVEDLVKIDEIDNKKFEEDKEEDMIEEEDVEKIDDLVMEKMKDLVKEDIVVEKKENEKVEDVVVENLVKVDVLVEKEKKVENKKKNEKKKIDEEDKKKKIEEDNEEDMVLKEDVVVEKVEDLMKEDVENKIKKDKKKVKVENKKKNDKKKVKEKVDKEDVEKIEDMVVEKNKDLVVGGLVVDKKKDLVKEDVENNKKTDKKKVEENKKVKVEKKVEEDVKVEKNKVNVDVEDKKKVEDTKKVEDTKKVEEDVMEVKKSATQYKRERLGS, from the exons ATGCCGGAG ATTCTCAACCAACTACAAGAACATATTGGCATAATATCAAGCACACTAGAGGAGGAACAAAGTATGAGAAGATTGAAGAggaaggagaagaaggaggagaatGTTGAGGTGAAGAAGGATGAT GATGTATTGGTTGAGAATGAGGAGGATGCGGTGGTGGAGAAGGTGGAGGTGAAGGAGAAGGATGAT GTGAAGATTGAGGAGGATGTGGAGAAGATTGATGATATGGTGGTGGAGAAGAAGGATTTGGTGAAGAAGGTTGTGGCGGTAGAGAAGGAGGatgtggaggaggaggaggaggatgtAGTGGTGGAAATGGTGGAGGATCTGGTGAAG ATTGATGAGATAGATAATAAGAAGTTTGAGGAAGACAAGGAGGAGGATATG ATTGAGGAGGAAGATGTGGAGAAGATCGATGATCTAGTGATGGAGAAGATGAAGGATTTGGTGAAGGAGGATATAGTGGTGGAGAAGAAGGAgaatgagaaggtggaggatgtgGTGGTGGAGAATCTAGTGAAGGTGGATGTGTTggtggagaaggagaagaaagtagagaataagaagaagaacgaGAAGAAGAAG ATTGATGAGGAAGACAAGAAAAAGAAGATTGAGGAAGACAATGAAGAGGATATGGTGTTGAAGGAGGATGTGGTAgtggagaaggtggaggatcTGATGAAGGAGGATGTGGAGAATAAGATTAAGAAGGACAAGAAGAAGGTGAAGGtggagaataagaagaagaacgaCAAGAAGAAGGTGAAG GAGAAGGTTGACAAGGAAGATGTGGAGAAGATTGAAGATATGGTGGTGGAGAAGAATAAAGATTTGGTGGT TGGTGGATTAGTGGTGGATAAGAAGAAGGACTTGGTGAAGGAGGATGTGGAGAATAATAAGAAGACCGACAagaagaaggtggaggagaaTAAGAAGGTGAAAGTGGagaagaaggtggaggaggatgTGAAGGTGGAGAAGAACAAGGTGAATGTGGATGTGGAGGACAAGAAGAAGGTGGAGGACACGAAGAAGGTGGAGGACACgaagaaggtggaggaggatgTGATGGAAGTGAAGAAGAGTGCAACCCAATATAAGAGAGAGAGGTTGGGGTCGTAA